The genomic window TACcgcctcccgcagccccgcggctCACCCATGCCGTGCCAGATGACCAGAGGGACGGCGGCCATAGCGCGGCCCGGATACAGCCACAGCAGCGCCAGCACAGCCGCGCCGCGCGCCGCCATCTTGGCTGTCACATGACCGGCGCGCGGCACGAGGAGAAGGCGAGGCTACAGCTCGCAGCGCAGCGCCCCCCCACCGCtggccgccagggggcgcccACACTCTCTCCGCACCCTCCCGCGCCGCCCCATAAGGCCCCGCGCGACGCCGTGGCGCTCTCTTCCCCGCCTCCATCATGGCGGTGAGTAGGGGCGTTGTTGGCCGGAGCCGGCCTGGGCCGTCTCTATCCGCCGCCATCTGCCCTTCCGTGGGGCTCGGCAGGGCGGCGACTTGTGGGGGGGGTTGGCGGGCAGCTGTAGGGCTGGCATGGGTGGCGGGGAGCCGGCTGGTCGCCCTGAGGCGGTGGCTGCCATGACAGGCCGCGACCTGCGCGGTGTCGGGATGGGGCTGAGGCTGAGGTGCTGGGCTCGCCCCGGGGTGGGCCCGGTGACAGGGCGCGCTGCCCGCCCGGTGGAGCGTCCTTTAGCCGCTGAGCCTTGGGCCGTCCCCCTGTGATCTGTGCTCATTCCCCCCGTCGTTTCTCCGCAGCAAGACCAGGGTGAAAAAGAGAACCCCATGCGAGAGCTCCGCATCCGCAAGCTCTGTCTTAACATCTGTGTTGGAGAGAGTGGGGACAGGCTCACCCGAGCGGCCAAGGTCCTGGAGCAGCTCACAGGGCAGACCCCTGTCTTCTCCAAAGGTGAGGGGGCcttgccagctctgcaggggaGCGGTGGCTGCTTTCCTGTCTTCCTGAGCGCATCGGTGGTGGTGTGGCTGTGGGAAGAGACTCCTTGACAGAGCCAGTGTGGGGAAATGTGTTGTTGTGCACTTAGAGGCGTTGGTGTGTGAATTGTGAGCCTTAAGTACTTGTTGCTGGCAGCCCTTCAGTCTCCAGTTCTGTATTTTGGCCCTTGTCCCCAGAGAGAGAATGTGAGATTGTCttggctgtttttatttccttttaagtaatttttttagtCATGAGCAAGCTTTGAGTCCTGTGAATGGGAATTCTTTGAATAGGCTCTTAAGTGTCACTCTTACTGCATACAGCTCGGTACACAGTAAGATCCTTTGGAATCAGGAGAAATGAGAAGATTGCTGTTCATTGCACGGTTCGTGGGGCCAAAGCAGAGGAGATTCTGGAGAAGGGGTTGAAGGTGAGTATGGGGCTTGTCTGGATCCCTGAACTGTTATCAGCTGGAAAGATGATGAAAAGCTTTGAAATGTTGCGTCCAATCTAGTTACAGATGTTGAGGGTTGGGTTAGCATCCCTGGTACATGAGCTGTGATTGCACTGTTTCTTTATTTGGTATGTGTTTGTTTAAGAGCTAGTGCAGCTTGGTGCAGCTGCTGTTATCTTTTgagatttttatctttgttgttgttattccCAAGCAGGCTGTGGGATCGAAATCTTATTGCTAAAAGTTTACCAGCATGTAAAAAAGTGGGTCTGGCAGCAGTTAGTGGAACATCCAGGACTTCTCTTTGGGGTTGATAATAAAATAATGGCTTACAATACATGTTTCAGGTGCGAGAATATGAGTTgagaaaaaacaacttctccGACACTGGGAACTTTGGCTTTGGAATCCAGGAGCACATTGATTTAGGGATCAAGTACGATCCCAGTATTGGTATCTATGGCTTGGACTTCTACGTGGTGAGTGTTCCCTGCTTCCTTGCATTCATTTGGTTTGTGTGAAAGCTGTAGAAGGAGCCTAGCGTAATAACTAGCTGTCCGCTGCTCAAAGGTGGGAAGATGTCATCAAAATCCAAGTCTAAGCTGGGGTTCACAGGGCTGCTGTAAGGCCCCTGATTCATGATGCGTCTCAAAGCATCTTCAGAAACACTGTTGCTGTTAGTGGTATTCATGGGATAACTTTGATAGAAACTGCTACACTTGGGTCAGTGCACTGggagggaagaggcagaagTGTGAGGGACTTCAGGAGTGAAGACTGAAAGATGGATTGTGTTGCTGGAAAACTCTGGCTCTCCAGTTTGAGGTGGTGATGGGTCATGCGGTGATGGTGGCTGGTATATTTGactttttgttctctgaaataGAGGGAAGCTGTTCCGCACACGTAACCCATTTTGCTCAGTATCTTTTCTCAAGAGCTGAGGCCTCTTGGTATGCAACAGTGCATCTTCCATGTTCACTTTGGTTTCTCTGGGTATGTGATAAGCTGTTCAACCCAGGAGCTGTCCCTGTCAGTTTACCTGCCTGCTCAGAGTTACCTAGATTTCAGTTGCATTGAGACTGTTTAAGATAATGCTCTAAGTCCTGACCATAACTCAGACAATACGATGTTGCTGACCAGGAAGTTCAAGATTTTTCCTGCTTaagaaaagatttgttttaagTAAGTAAAGGCCAGATTGAAATAGTGCTGTTGATCTCCTCTCCTGCCAGGTGTTGGGCAGGCCTGGTTTCAGCATTGCTGACAAGAAGCGCAGGACTGGCAACATTGGAGCCAAGCACAGAATTGGAAAGGAAGAAGCCATG from Numida meleagris isolate 19003 breed g44 Domestic line chromosome 22, NumMel1.0, whole genome shotgun sequence includes these protein-coding regions:
- the RPL11 gene encoding 60S ribosomal protein L11; the protein is MAQDQGEKENPMRELRIRKLCLNICVGESGDRLTRAAKVLEQLTGQTPVFSKARYTVRSFGIRRNEKIAVHCTVRGAKAEEILEKGLKVREYELRKNNFSDTGNFGFGIQEHIDLGIKYDPSIGIYGLDFYVVLGRPGFSIADKKRRTGNIGAKHRIGKEEAMRWFQQKYDGIILPGK